The genomic region AAATGACGGCTTTTTTCTATCTGGGTGAATTAATAGAATGCAACAAGACAAAGGACATGTTTATCAACCCTGAAAAAGAACTTACACAAAAATATATTACCGGCAGATTCGGATAAAAATAATTATATGACACACATTGATAATGAATTAGGGAAAATCAAAAGTGAAATTTCACGGATGTGGGAACTTGTTATCTCACAAATGAATAAGGCTAAAGATGCTTTTATTAAGTTTGATAAAGACATTGCCCGTGAAATCAATAATACTGAAAAACGAATCAATGCTTTTGAACTTCATATTGACCGGGACTGTGAAGATATTCTGGCTACCAATAACCCTGTTGCGATAGACCTCAGATTTATTCTCGCTGTTTTAAAAATCAACAATAATCTTGAACGAATCGGAGACATTGCAAAAGGAATCGCCAATCTGATCATTAATACCAGTGAACCTTTTGATAATGAGTTGGTTGACAATACTCAAGCACTTATCATGTTTGAAGAAGCCATCGGTATGATGACTGATCTTTATACTGCCTATGAAAATGAAAATACTCAACTGGCGCGACTTGCCTTTAAGCGTGATGAGGTTTTGAATGAAATAAATCTTTCATCAAAACATCAAATACTTGACTTTCTGAAAAAACATCCTGAAAAAACAGAGCAAGGCCTTGACATCAGAGGAATCATTATCAAACTTGAGCGCGTGGGTGACCAATGTACCAACATTGCGGAAGAAATCATTTTCTATCTTGAAGCTAAAGTTCTGAAACATCTGGAAAAAAACCAAAAGAGATCCTGATTCACCATTCAGCCCTGTTGCTTAAAAACACTTTTTTTTAAGCAAAATGGTAAAATCTTTGCTGAAAATCATATCATGAAAACTTTATATATCCCCCTATTAATTGCTGGCGGATTAATCATATTGCTGCTGGCAAGATGTAAAGACCCTGTTGAAACACCTGCTGCCACACCTTATGAGTTGCCTCAACCAAAATATTTCCCTACTATTAACAATAGTCCTTCTTACAATCCAATGACCAGAGAAGGTGTGAAACTCGGGAGATACCTGTTTTATGATGGAAGGCTGAATGGCCGTACCCATTGCGATTCAATGATGTCGTGCTATAAATGTCACGATATTCAGAGAGGATTTGTCAGTCCGGAAACTGACGGCAAAGGAACAGGTGTATCAGGACTTCGTTCACCACACACAGTTTTGCCTTTGGTAAATCTGGTATATCGCAATTTACCGGCTTATGGCTGGAATGGAAGTCTGAAAAGTATCGAGGATGTTGGGTATATTGTATTTTCACTTGATTTTGAGTTTAATACAACATTTAAAGCTGCGGTAGAGACCTTAAAAAAAATACCCATCTACCCGCCTATGTTTAAAGCTGCCTTTGGAACAGAAGAAATTACCATCGACAGAATTGTGATGGCATTGTCCCAATTTCTTCGGTCACTCGTCTCCTACAACTCCAAATACGACAAGTATATCAGAAAGGAAATCCCCAGCCTATCACCGCAGGAAATGCGCGGATATCAATTATTTATGTCTGAAAAAGCCGATTGTTTTCATTGTCATGGTGATCCCGCCCTGCTAACGACCAATTTATTTTACAACAATGCTTTGGACAGTGTATTTAATAAAATTGACGACCGGTATGCAGTAACCGGAAACCCGACAGATATAGGGGCATTTAAAGCACCTACGCTACGCAATGTAGCTTTGCGAAATGCCTTCATGCATGACGGGAGGTTCAAAACCCTTGAAGAAGTTGTTGATCATTATTCCGAAGGCCTGCTCTACTCTCCTACTGTTGATCCGTTGATGAAATGGATAGCTTATGGCGGAACACAATTAAAGGAAAATGAAAAACAGGATTTGATTGCTTTTCTTCATACCCTGACCGATTCAACATTTATCAGTAATCCGGATTTTAAACGCCCTCCCGATCTCGATACCGGCTGTCCGGAGTAATCCTAATGGAAGTGTAACAGTCTGATAGGTGTATATTGACTGTTGAATTGAAGATGTTAATTGTTTATCAATAATTTACAAAAAATTGTGTCGTCCCTACGTGACTTGGTTTTGGGGGGGGGTTATTGAATGGCCTTCTGTTATCATGTCTATTTCTTATAGTTTGAGCATATTGATACTGTAAATAATCTGATTGGAATTTCGAACATGTCTGCAGACAGGCAAGATTGCGGATTTCAGATTTCTGATTTCGAATTTCGAATTTTGGGTTTCGGGTTAAGGATTTCAGGTTATCCGTGCCAACTGAAAACTTCCCATTGCTTTAACTTCATGAACCCTGCACAGGCAGTCAGACTTTCTTCAAGATTAAAAATCAATCCTCTGACCAAAAATAAATGTCAGCTTTTATCTGAAATGCTGAAAAAGCCTATTTAACAATCAGTTTTTCAACATAAATATTTTCAGAAGCAACCTTTACAAAATAGACCCCGGTAGCCAGCCCGGCTGTATTTACCTCAATCATATTTCCCTCAATATCAGCCATTTGCCTGACTATTCTTCCATTGATGTCAGTGATGGTGAGGGTTTCCATCCTGCTTTCCGTAGCAGGTAAAATAATGGTTGCCTGTCCATCTGCAGGATTGGGAAATACAGTCATCTTTCCTTTGGTTACTTCATCTGGTAATGCTGTGGTTCCATCCGTACCAAGCTGATATACAGTCAGAACCTGTTCCGCAACTCCCGGAGCACTGACTATGACATAAGCAATCCTTGAATATTTAAAGGTATTTTCGGCAAGTGCCTTAACCTGAATGAGGTTATTGGCAATATCTTTTGACACATTTAACCAGCCCTGAGATGACGAAACATTAAAGTCGGTCAGGTTGGTAAACAAATCAAAAGCCCCTTCGCTTCCATATCCCTGATCAATAACCAATTCTTTAGGATAAATGTCAAGATAGCTTGATTGGGTAATGTTATAGTCTTTTATATTAGAGGTTGACTGGCTGAAAGGTCCTGAATTGCTCGTGGTGGTTCCCCTGAAAATAGTCGGGAAACAGGTATCGTTTTTAACGGCAGAAACCTGGTAAAACACGGTGGACTTCGGAGGATTCAAATCAGTATAGGAATTCAGGTTGCTCTGAATAGAATCAATCAATTTCAGAGAATCAGGATGAGTTCCTCTGTAAATACGATAAGTCTGGAAGGGAAATCCTTCATAGTGACTCCAGATTAAATTGATTTGTCCACCTACACCTGCATTTACAGTCAGATGAAGCGTTTTATGAGGTTTACTTAATTCTGATTCATTGTTGCATGAATCAACTGCAGAAATACGGTAGCGATAGGCTCTCTGTTTCGGATTGGAGTTGTCATCCACGAAAACACTGACGCTGTCAAAAGGCAGGCTGCCAATTTTCTCATAAATTCCTGCAGCTGTAGTTTCACGGTAAATGTTGTAATAAGCTGTGCGTTTTCCTTTGGTTCTTTCCCATGCAATCAGGTTTTTACCTGTATATGGATCATTGGTTACCACGCAAATTTCTTCCCCATTATAAGGTTCAAGAACTGAAACATGAACCGTATTGGAGACAGCCTTACATCCGTTCAGATCGGTAACTTCTACATAATAATCTCCTGATTTTGTAACATTTAGCTGAGGATTAATGGACCCATCACTCCATTTGCAGAAATAACCATAGCCTGGCGACAACACCACACCCGAACCTTTGCAGAAAACGGTATCATTGCCAATATTAACGACAGGATTTTTATTGACAGTCAGCTTCATATTGTTTGAATATTCAGTACCACATGGATTGGTAATTTCACAATAATACACCTCTCCGTCATTCAGGCTCAGACTGTTGAATTTCAGGCTTGAGAAAGTAGCTCCGCTTATTTTTCCCTTGCTGTTGTACCATTGATAGCTTATCGGCCCTGTTCCCGTAGCGCTGACAGACAACTCGGCTGATGTCCCTTCGCACTGGCTGATATCCTGTGATTGAGACAAAATAGTAACCGGATCATTGACAGTCAGATAAATCGGGGAAGTAAAGTCTGTTCCACAGGAATTGGTGGCAACACAGTAATAATTCCCCTGATGACTTTGTTTCAGGTTGGGGATAAAATAGAAACTATTGGTAGCATTAGGAATTGGTTGAGCATTGAAAAACCATTGATAAGTGATAGGCAGAGTTCCGGTCGCAGAAACGTTTAAGACGAGATTACCACCACTACAGACTGTATCAGAAGCAGAAAGCATGGTAAGTTTTGGCTTTGAGTTAACATTAAGTGTGGCAGGCAGGCTCTGTGCATTTCCACAACTATTGCTGACAACGCAGTAATAACTTCCTGCATCATTGATATTCAGTATGTTAATGGTATATGTATTATTTTTTGCTCCAAACACCTCAACCCCATCTTTATACCACTGATAACTCAGAGGAGCAGTTCCTGTAGCAGTAACACTAAAGGTCATCGACTGACCTTCACACTTTGTTGCCCCT from Sphingobacteriales bacterium harbors:
- a CDS encoding T9SS type A sorting domain-containing protein, which gives rise to VNASGTNPLTYEWYFKNNKISGATSSTYSINSVDTSDAGAYYCKVINSCGTDQSSTIDLTVNLAPSISSQSSSATRCVGQSMTFSVTASGTGPLTYQWYYNNSKITSATNFTYTINSVATTDAGNYYCIVTNSCGTATSSVITLTVNTAPDISSLSSSTTQCEGSSVTFNVSATGSSPLSYQWYDKNGQISGATNNFLTLSSLKTSHAGNYYVIISNSCGNKQSNNINLTVNQSPVITAASSGATKCEGQSMTFSVTATGTAPLSYQWYKDGVEVFGAKNNTYTINILNINDAGSYYCVVSNSCGNAQSLPATLNVNSKPKLTMLSASDTVCSGGNLVLNVSATGTLPITYQWFFNAQPIPNATNSFYFIPNLKQSHQGNYYCVATNSCGTDFTSPIYLTVNDPVTILSQSQDISQCEGTSAELSVSATGTGPISYQWYNSKGKISGATFSSLKFNSLSLNDGEVYYCEITNPCGTEYSNNMKLTVNKNPVVNIGNDTVFCKGSGVVLSPGYGYFCKWSDGSINPQLNVTKSGDYYVEVTDLNGCKAVSNTVHVSVLEPYNGEEICVVTNDPYTGKNLIAWERTKGKRTAYYNIYRETTAAGIYEKIGSLPFDSVSVFVDDNSNPKQRAYRYRISAVDSCNNESELSKPHKTLHLTVNAGVGGQINLIWSHYEGFPFQTYRIYRGTHPDSLKLIDSIQSNLNSYTDLNPPKSTVFYQVSAVKNDTCFPTIFRGTTTSNSGPFSQSTSNIKDYNITQSSYLDIYPKELVIDQGYGSEGAFDLFTNLTDFNVSSSQGWLNVSKDIANNLIQVKALAENTFKYSRIAYVIVSAPGVAEQVLTVYQLGTDGTTALPDEVTKGKMTVFPNPADGQATIILPATESRMETLTITDINGRIVRQMADIEGNMIEVNTAGLATGVYFVKVASENIYVEKLIVK
- a CDS encoding cytochrome-c peroxidase — protein: MKTLYIPLLIAGGLIILLLARCKDPVETPAATPYELPQPKYFPTINNSPSYNPMTREGVKLGRYLFYDGRLNGRTHCDSMMSCYKCHDIQRGFVSPETDGKGTGVSGLRSPHTVLPLVNLVYRNLPAYGWNGSLKSIEDVGYIVFSLDFEFNTTFKAAVETLKKIPIYPPMFKAAFGTEEITIDRIVMALSQFLRSLVSYNSKYDKYIRKEIPSLSPQEMRGYQLFMSEKADCFHCHGDPALLTTNLFYNNALDSVFNKIDDRYAVTGNPTDIGAFKAPTLRNVALRNAFMHDGRFKTLEEVVDHYSEGLLYSPTVDPLMKWIAYGGTQLKENEKQDLIAFLHTLTDSTFISNPDFKRPPDLDTGCPE
- the phoU gene encoding phosphate signaling complex protein PhoU is translated as MTHIDNELGKIKSEISRMWELVISQMNKAKDAFIKFDKDIAREINNTEKRINAFELHIDRDCEDILATNNPVAIDLRFILAVLKINNNLERIGDIAKGIANLIINTSEPFDNELVDNTQALIMFEEAIGMMTDLYTAYENENTQLARLAFKRDEVLNEINLSSKHQILDFLKKHPEKTEQGLDIRGIIIKLERVGDQCTNIAEEIIFYLEAKVLKHLEKNQKRS